From Mus musculus strain C57BL/6J chromosome 8, GRCm38.p6 C57BL/6J, a single genomic window includes:
- the Siah1a gene encoding E3 ubiquitin-protein ligase SIAH1A — protein sequence MSRQTATALPTGTSKCPPSQRVPALTGTTASNNDLASLFECPVCFDYVLPPILQCQSGHLVCSNCRPKLTCCPTCRGPLGSIRNLAMEKVANSVLFPCKYASSGCEITLPHTEKAEHEELCEFRPYSCPCPGASCKWQGSLDAVMPHLMHQHKSITTLQGEDIVFLATDINLPGAVDWVMMQSCFGFHFMLVLEKQEKYDGHQQFFAIVQLIGTRKQAENFAYRLELNGHRRRLTWEATPRSIHEGIATAIMNSDCLVFDTSIAQLFAENGNLGINVTISMC from the coding sequence ATGAGCCGCCAGACTGCTACAGCATTACCCACTGGCACCTCAAAGTGTCCACCATCCCAGAGGGTACCTGCCTTGACCGGCACAACTGCATCCAACAATGACTTGGCGAGTCTTTTTGAGTGTCCTGTCTGCTTTGACTATGTGTTGCCACCTATTCTTCAGTGTCAGAGTGGCCATCTTGTTTGTAGCAACTGTCGCCCCAAACTTACATGTTGTCCCACTTGCCGGGGCCCATTGGGATCCATTCGCAACTTGGCTATGGAGAAAGTGGCCAACTCAGTACTCTTCCCTTGTAAATATGCCTCTTCTGGATGTGAAATAACTCTGCCACACACCGAAAAGGCAGAGCacgaggagctctgtgagttcaggccttactcctgcccctgccctggtGCTTCCTGTAAGTGGCAAGGCTCCTTGGATGCCGTCATGCCCCACCTGATGCATCAGCACAAGTCCATTACCACCCTGCAAGGAGAAGATATAGTTTTCCTTGCTACAGACATTAACCTTCCTGGTGCTGTTGACTGGGTGATGATGCAGTCTTGTTTTGGCTTTCATTTCATGTTAGTCTtggagaaacaagaaaaatatgaTGGTCATCAGCAGTTCTTTGCAATTGTACAACTGATAGGAACACGCAAGCAAGCTGAAAATTTTGCATATCGACTTGAGCTAAATGGTCATAGGCGGCGATTGACTTGGGAAGCGACTCCTCGGTCTATTCATGAGGGAATTGCAACAGCCATTATGAATAGTGACTGCCTAGTGTTTGACACCAGCATTGCACAGCTTTTTGCAGAAAATGGCAATTTAGGCATCAATGTAACTATTTCCATGTGTTGA